One Aliiroseovarius sediminilitoris DNA window includes the following coding sequences:
- a CDS encoding purine-nucleoside phosphorylase, translating to MSRNAEALTRQVRNLAGSEPVEVGLVLGSGLGHLANTVDGVAIPYDQLDGFPQAHVSGHNPKLVIGHMEGTRVAVFGGRSHYYEHGKADAMRLPLELLKALGADRLILTNAAGSMRLDIPPGELMLISDHINFSGLNPLIGEVADARFVPMGGAYDAEMQKVFAKIAKDEGVALPPGVYAWYSGPSFETPAEIRAIRTLGADAVGMSTVPEVILARFLGLRVAAFSTITNMAQGLSDEAISHEHTKAMAPLGAEKLEKLVRRYLTRD from the coding sequence ATGTCAAGGAACGCTGAGGCGCTGACCCGGCAGGTTCGCAACCTGGCTGGGTCAGAGCCGGTCGAGGTGGGCCTGGTCCTTGGATCAGGCCTGGGGCATCTGGCCAATACGGTCGACGGGGTTGCGATCCCCTATGACCAGCTTGATGGCTTCCCACAGGCGCATGTATCGGGCCACAATCCGAAACTGGTGATCGGGCATATGGAAGGCACACGGGTTGCCGTGTTTGGCGGCCGGTCACACTATTACGAGCATGGCAAAGCCGATGCGATGCGCCTGCCGCTGGAACTTCTGAAAGCCCTTGGCGCGGATCGCCTGATCCTGACCAACGCGGCCGGATCAATGCGGCTGGACATTCCGCCCGGCGAGCTGATGCTGATCTCGGACCACATCAACTTCTCGGGGTTGAACCCGTTGATCGGCGAAGTGGCTGACGCTCGTTTCGTGCCCATGGGCGGTGCCTATGACGCCGAGATGCAGAAGGTTTTCGCAAAGATCGCCAAAGATGAAGGCGTTGCTCTGCCCCCTGGCGTCTATGCCTGGTATTCCGGCCCGTCCTTCGAGACGCCCGCCGAAATCCGCGCCATTCGCACCTTGGGGGCGGACGCGGTCGGCATGTCAACCGTGCCCGAAGTGATTCTTGCGCGCTTCCTTGGTTTGCGGGTTGCCGCCTTTTCAACCATCACCAACATGGCGCAGGGTTTGTCGGACGAGGCGATCAGCCACGAACATACCAAGGCAATGGCACCACTTGGTGCTGAAAAGCTGGAAAAACTGGTTCGACGCTACTTAACACGTGACTAA
- a CDS encoding ABC transporter permease, with protein MDFLTIIQIADSGLRLATPLLLACLAGLFSERAGIFDIGLEGKILASAFFSAAVAAATGSVWLGLLAGVASSIAFSAVHGLASITFQGNQLISGVALNFFASGITILIGTAWFGLGGRTPSLSGGQRFSNLELPFANAVADVPILGPIYSDLLSGHTILVYVALLMVPLSWFVLYRTRFGLRLRAVGENPAAVDTAGVSVIRLRYAAMLIAGVLCGLAGVYLATGLAAGFVKEMSAGRGYIALAALIFARWRPWHALYATLLFGLLEAIANRYQNIDLGTFVIPVQFMQALPYILTVIILAGFGGTAVAPKAGGQPYVKER; from the coding sequence ATGGATTTCCTGACGATCATCCAAATCGCAGACAGCGGCTTGCGTCTGGCAACACCGCTTTTGCTGGCCTGCCTTGCCGGGTTGTTCTCGGAACGAGCGGGCATTTTCGATATCGGGCTTGAGGGCAAAATCCTTGCCTCGGCCTTTTTCTCGGCAGCCGTTGCAGCGGCGACCGGGTCGGTCTGGCTGGGGCTTCTGGCCGGTGTGGCGTCCTCGATCGCGTTCTCTGCGGTGCATGGCCTTGCCTCGATCACCTTTCAAGGGAACCAGTTGATCTCGGGTGTGGCGCTGAACTTCTTTGCCTCGGGCATCACGATCCTGATCGGCACTGCGTGGTTCGGGCTTGGCGGGCGCACGCCAAGCCTGTCCGGCGGTCAGCGTTTTTCAAATCTGGAACTGCCCTTTGCCAATGCGGTGGCCGATGTGCCGATCCTTGGACCGATCTATTCCGATCTGTTATCGGGCCACACAATCCTTGTTTACGTGGCGCTTCTGATGGTGCCGTTGTCATGGTTCGTGCTGTATCGCACTCGCTTTGGCCTGCGCCTGCGGGCCGTGGGCGAAAATCCTGCGGCGGTCGATACGGCAGGCGTATCGGTGATCCGGCTGCGCTACGCGGCGATGTTGATTGCGGGCGTCCTGTGTGGTTTGGCCGGGGTCTATCTGGCGACAGGACTCGCCGCAGGCTTTGTGAAGGAAATGAGCGCAGGTCGCGGCTATATCGCGCTGGCGGCGTTGATTTTTGCCCGGTGGCGTCCGTGGCACGCGCTATATGCCACGCTGCTGTTCGGTCTGCTGGAAGCCATCGCCAACCGGTATCAGAACATTGATCTTGGCACCTTCGTCATTCCGGTGCAATTCATGCAGGCCCTGCCCTATATCCTGACCGTGATCATTCTGGCTGGCTTCGGTGGCACCGCTGTTGCACCGAAAGCCGGGGGGCAACCCTATGTCAAGGAACGCTGA
- a CDS encoding ABC transporter permease, translating to MQKMPKWADVALIPFLNLLIAFVLSGLVILAIGENPINALRMMISGALGSTYGWGYTLYYATNFIFTGLAVSIAFKAAMFNIGGEGQAMIGGLGVALVCLYIPFPHWTVAILFAMIGGAVFGAAWALIPAYLQARRGSHVVITTIMFNFIAAAALNYVLVNVLRPKGEMNPQTASFPETTQLPTLHDVLAPIGINFSKSAPVNVSLFIALAACLIVYLLMWRSRLGYEIRAFGLSSEASVYAGISPFKIIMVAMILSGGLSGMMSINNTMGEAERLVLNSVEGAGFIGIAVALMGRNHPFGVLLAALLFGFLYQGGSELSLWTKIPRELVIVIQALVILFTGALDNMVRAPVERAFIRSAKRGAH from the coding sequence ATGCAGAAGATGCCCAAGTGGGCCGATGTGGCTCTGATCCCCTTTCTGAACCTGCTGATCGCTTTTGTGCTGTCTGGGCTTGTCATACTGGCCATTGGTGAAAACCCGATCAATGCACTTCGGATGATGATTTCCGGGGCGCTGGGGTCAACCTACGGCTGGGGTTACACGCTTTACTATGCCACCAACTTCATCTTCACCGGACTTGCCGTGTCGATCGCCTTTAAAGCGGCGATGTTCAACATCGGCGGCGAAGGTCAGGCGATGATCGGCGGGCTGGGTGTTGCGCTGGTTTGTCTTTATATCCCCTTCCCGCATTGGACCGTCGCGATATTGTTCGCCATGATCGGCGGGGCTGTGTTTGGCGCGGCCTGGGCACTTATTCCCGCCTATCTGCAAGCCCGACGCGGCAGCCATGTGGTGATCACCACAATCATGTTCAACTTCATTGCGGCAGCCGCACTGAACTATGTTCTGGTGAACGTACTGCGTCCAAAAGGCGAGATGAACCCGCAAACCGCATCGTTCCCCGAAACAACACAACTGCCCACACTGCACGACGTTCTTGCTCCGATCGGCATAAACTTCTCGAAATCCGCGCCTGTGAATGTCTCGCTTTTCATCGCGCTTGCGGCCTGCTTGATCGTCTATCTTCTGATGTGGCGGTCACGTCTGGGATACGAGATCCGCGCTTTTGGCCTATCCTCAGAAGCATCAGTCTATGCGGGTATATCACCGTTCAAGATCATCATGGTCGCCATGATCCTGTCCGGCGGCTTGTCGGGCATGATGTCCATCAACAACACGATGGGCGAGGCCGAGCGACTTGTCCTGAATTCGGTTGAAGGCGCTGGCTTTATCGGGATCGCCGTGGCGCTGATGGGCCGCAATCACCCGTTTGGGGTGCTGCTGGCGGCTTTGCTGTTCGGCTTCCTTTATCAAGGCGGCAGCGAATTGTCGCTATGGACGAAAATCCCGCGCGAGTTGGTCATCGTCATCCAGGCGCTGGTGATCCTGTTCACCGGGGCGCTTGACAACATGGTCAGGGCGCCGGTGGAACGCGCGTTCATCCGGTCTGCAAAACGGGGGGCGCACTGA
- a CDS encoding ABC transporter ATP-binding protein translates to MADMSKGGQQATVAPAIELRGISKAFGPVQANKDISISVQPGTIHGIIGENGAGKSTLMSILYGFYKADEGQIFIHGKETQIPDSQAAIAAGIGMVFQHFKLVENFSVLENVILGVEDGAMLRPSLAKARKSLKSLAEEYELHVDPDTLIEDLGVGVQQRVEILKALYREADILILDEPTGVLTPAEADHLFRILNGLRDQGKTIILITHKLREIMEITDTVSVMRRGEMTATVKTKDTNPEHLAELMVGRKVLLRVDKVPASPGKKILEVENLRMVDDHGVERLKGISLNVRAGEILGIAGVSGNGQSQLLEVLGGYANATGEIRISGDSIDLTGKYSDGRSRRARGIAHVPEDRQEHGLIMDFPAWQNIVFGYHHAPEYQKNKFLMDNAKILEIAQDKMDRFDVRPPNPQLEAKSFSGGNQQKIVVAREIERNPDLLLVGQPTRGVDIGAIEFIHKQIIALRDQGKAVLLISVELEEILSLSDRIAVMFDGHIMGERLPDQTDERELGLMMAGVTQEGDAA, encoded by the coding sequence ATGGCTGACATGAGCAAAGGGGGGCAACAGGCGACTGTTGCCCCCGCCATCGAACTTCGCGGCATCTCGAAGGCCTTTGGGCCGGTGCAAGCGAACAAGGACATCTCGATTTCCGTGCAGCCGGGAACGATCCATGGGATCATCGGCGAAAACGGCGCGGGAAAATCTACCCTGATGTCCATTCTGTATGGGTTCTACAAGGCCGATGAAGGGCAGATCTTCATCCACGGCAAGGAAACCCAGATCCCCGACAGTCAGGCCGCAATTGCTGCCGGTATCGGGATGGTGTTCCAGCATTTCAAACTGGTCGAAAATTTCTCGGTGCTGGAAAATGTGATCCTCGGCGTGGAAGATGGCGCGATGCTGCGTCCGTCACTGGCCAAGGCCCGAAAATCGCTTAAATCGCTTGCAGAAGAATATGAACTCCACGTTGATCCGGATACGCTGATCGAAGACCTTGGCGTCGGTGTACAACAACGTGTCGAGATCCTGAAAGCACTCTATCGCGAGGCGGATATCCTGATCCTGGACGAGCCGACCGGCGTGCTGACACCGGCCGAAGCCGACCACCTGTTCCGCATCCTCAATGGGCTGCGCGATCAAGGTAAGACGATCATTCTGATCACCCACAAACTGCGCGAAATCATGGAGATCACAGACACCGTGTCCGTCATGCGGCGCGGCGAGATGACCGCGACAGTCAAGACCAAGGACACGAACCCTGAACACCTGGCAGAACTGATGGTGGGTCGTAAGGTGCTGTTGCGTGTCGACAAGGTCCCTGCAAGTCCCGGCAAGAAGATTCTGGAGGTCGAGAACCTGCGCATGGTCGATGATCATGGGGTGGAACGCCTGAAGGGCATTTCGCTTAACGTGCGCGCGGGTGAAATCCTTGGCATCGCGGGCGTGTCCGGCAACGGCCAGTCGCAGTTGCTGGAGGTTCTGGGCGGCTATGCCAATGCCACCGGCGAAATTCGTATCAGTGGTGATTCAATTGACCTGACCGGCAAGTATTCCGACGGGCGCTCGCGGCGGGCACGCGGGATCGCACACGTGCCCGAGGATCGGCAGGAGCACGGTCTGATCATGGACTTCCCGGCGTGGCAGAACATCGTCTTCGGTTATCACCACGCGCCGGAATACCAAAAGAACAAGTTTCTGATGGATAACGCGAAAATCCTGGAGATTGCCCAGGACAAGATGGACCGGTTCGATGTGCGCCCCCCCAATCCGCAACTTGAGGCGAAAAGTTTCTCGGGCGGCAACCAGCAAAAGATCGTCGTGGCGCGCGAGATCGAGCGCAACCCCGATCTGCTTTTGGTTGGCCAGCCGACACGCGGCGTCGACATCGGCGCGATCGAGTTCATTCACAAACAGATTATTGCCTTGCGCGATCAGGGAAAGGCGGTGCTTCTCATCTCGGTCGAATTGGAAGAAATCCTGTCCCTCAGTGATCGAATTGCGGTCATGTTTGACGGCCATATCATGGGCGAACGCCTGCCCGACCAGACAGATGAACGTGAACTGGGCCTTATGATGGCCGGGGTCACACAGGAAGGGGATGCAGCCTGA
- a CDS encoding BMP family lipoprotein produces the protein MTLMKTFLGAAASMALTAGTALADPAIIFDLGGKFDKSFNEAGFNGAEKWAKETGGSYLEIELQSEAQREQALRRFAETGANPVITLGFAMSAALSEVAPDFPETTFVTNDGWSDAPNVLNVAFAEHEGSYLAGIMAAMASKSGTVGFVGGMDIPLIRKFGCGYAQGVLATNPDAKIISNMTGTTPTAWNDPVKGGELTKAQISQGADVIYAAAGGTGLGVLQTAADEGVLSIGVDSNQNYLHPGKVLTSMVKRVDVSVYDAMKEGENLKPGVRVMDLAHDGVGLAMDEYNAELVTDEMKAAVEEAQAKIISGEIAVHDYQSDDTCPVMKF, from the coding sequence ATGACCCTGATGAAGACATTTCTTGGCGCCGCTGCGTCGATGGCCCTGACCGCCGGGACGGCACTGGCTGATCCCGCGATCATCTTCGACCTTGGCGGCAAGTTCGACAAATCGTTCAACGAAGCCGGTTTCAATGGCGCTGAAAAATGGGCCAAGGAAACCGGCGGCAGCTATCTTGAGATCGAGCTTCAGTCCGAAGCCCAGCGCGAACAGGCACTGCGCCGCTTTGCTGAAACCGGAGCCAACCCGGTGATCACCCTTGGCTTCGCCATGTCGGCGGCCCTGTCCGAAGTGGCCCCGGATTTCCCGGAAACCACATTCGTCACCAATGACGGCTGGTCGGATGCCCCCAACGTCCTGAATGTCGCGTTTGCCGAGCATGAAGGCTCGTATCTGGCCGGCATCATGGCTGCGATGGCATCCAAGTCGGGCACCGTCGGTTTTGTCGGCGGAATGGACATCCCGCTGATCCGTAAGTTCGGTTGCGGCTACGCACAAGGCGTTCTGGCGACAAATCCGGATGCCAAGATCATCTCGAACATGACCGGAACCACGCCGACGGCTTGGAACGATCCGGTGAAAGGTGGCGAGTTGACGAAAGCACAGATCAGCCAAGGCGCTGACGTGATCTATGCTGCGGCTGGCGGCACCGGTCTTGGTGTATTGCAGACCGCCGCAGACGAAGGTGTGCTGTCCATCGGTGTCGATAGCAACCAGAACTACCTGCACCCCGGAAAGGTGCTGACTTCGATGGTGAAGCGGGTCGATGTTTCGGTCTATGACGCCATGAAAGAAGGCGAAAACCTGAAGCCCGGCGTGCGTGTCATGGATTTGGCGCATGACGGCGTTGGTCTGGCGATGGACGAATATAACGCCGAACTGGTGACGGATGAGATGAAAGCCGCCGTTGAAGAGGCCCAAGCCAAAATCATCTCGGGCGAAATCGCCGTTCACGACTATCAGTCGGACGACACCTGCCCCGTCATGAAGTTCTGA
- a CDS encoding GNAT family N-acetyltransferase, whose protein sequence is MFELTPTHLARLHEVAFPESRAWNEDEMRALLSSPLVFTVGTRHGFAMGRVILDEAELMTIVVHPDQQGRGLGRRLLTAFEVDAQSRGAKLAFLEVAENNGPARALYMSAGWVESGRRSGYYARPAGGAVDAILLNKPLPLGEPSE, encoded by the coding sequence ATGTTCGAGCTTACTCCAACCCATCTTGCGCGGCTTCACGAAGTGGCTTTTCCTGAAAGCCGCGCGTGGAACGAAGATGAAATGCGGGCCTTGTTATCCTCGCCACTGGTCTTCACGGTGGGCACACGACATGGCTTTGCAATGGGCCGAGTGATCCTGGACGAAGCCGAGCTTATGACCATCGTCGTCCACCCCGACCAACAAGGCAGAGGTCTTGGTCGTCGACTTCTGACCGCGTTCGAGGTCGATGCCCAATCCCGCGGCGCAAAGCTGGCGTTTCTTGAAGTCGCCGAGAACAATGGGCCAGCACGCGCGCTATATATGTCGGCGGGTTGGGTCGAATCCGGACGCCGATCAGGCTACTATGCACGCCCAGCGGGTGGCGCGGTCGATGCCATCTTGTTGAACAAGCCCCTTCCCTTGGGTGAACCTTCTGAATAA
- the tsaB gene encoding tRNA (adenosine(37)-N6)-threonylcarbamoyltransferase complex dimerization subunit type 1 TsaB yields the protein MPRDPLILAFDTSAAHCAAALLSGDRIIASRFEPMARGQAERLIPLLEKVVADAGLSWRDLAAIGVGIGPGNFTGIRISVAAARGLALSLGVPAIGVSSLDAQAIDAKRPVWSLIDARRDHVYAQYLRAGGDDEAPALMSAREAAAWKGARVGPDALSDPAPAIARIAAARLATAGQTSIPRPAPLYIRAADAAPPRDPAPLILP from the coding sequence TTGCCGCGTGACCCTTTGATCCTGGCGTTTGACACATCGGCCGCGCATTGCGCGGCCGCTTTGCTGTCAGGCGACAGGATCATCGCATCACGTTTCGAACCCATGGCACGCGGACAAGCAGAACGCTTGATTCCGCTGCTGGAAAAGGTAGTGGCGGATGCGGGCCTGTCATGGCGTGACCTTGCAGCAATTGGGGTCGGGATTGGGCCGGGCAACTTCACCGGGATCCGCATCTCGGTTGCCGCAGCGCGTGGTCTTGCCCTGTCGCTGGGCGTGCCTGCGATTGGCGTCTCGTCCCTTGATGCGCAGGCTATCGACGCCAAACGCCCGGTCTGGTCGTTGATCGACGCACGGCGGGACCACGTCTACGCCCAATATCTGCGCGCGGGTGGCGATGATGAAGCCCCTGCTTTGATGTCAGCCCGCGAAGCTGCCGCGTGGAAAGGCGCGCGGGTCGGGCCAGACGCATTGTCCGATCCTGCCCCGGCGATCGCACGTATCGCCGCTGCGCGTCTTGCGACAGCCGGACAAACCTCGATCCCGCGCCCCGCGCCCTTGTATATCCGTGCAGCCGATGCCGCCCCACCCCGTGATCCCGCACCTCTGATCCTTCCCTAA
- a CDS encoding NifU family protein, protein MFIQTESTPNPATLKFLPGQAVLGTGTADFPSADTAGSSPLAERIFKVQGVTAVFFGADFVTVTKGDDVEWDHIKPAILGAIMEHFQSGQPVMAGEASAPAGHAEHDGEDGEIVEQIKELLDTRVRPAVAQDGGDITFHGFDRGIVYLHMQGACAGCPSSTLTLKMGIENLLKHYIPEVIEVRPVAA, encoded by the coding sequence ATGTTCATCCAGACCGAATCCACACCAAATCCCGCCACGCTGAAATTTTTGCCCGGACAGGCCGTTCTTGGCACCGGAACGGCGGATTTTCCATCCGCTGATACGGCGGGAAGCTCGCCCCTGGCCGAACGCATCTTCAAGGTGCAAGGCGTAACTGCGGTTTTCTTCGGTGCCGATTTCGTGACCGTGACCAAGGGGGACGATGTCGAATGGGATCACATCAAACCTGCGATCCTCGGCGCAATCATGGAACATTTCCAGTCCGGCCAGCCTGTCATGGCAGGCGAAGCCAGCGCCCCCGCCGGTCATGCCGAGCATGACGGTGAAGATGGCGAGATCGTGGAACAGATCAAGGAACTGCTGGACACCCGCGTGCGTCCCGCCGTTGCGCAGGACGGTGGCGACATCACCTTCCACGGGTTTGATCGTGGCATCGTGTATCTGCATATGCAGGGTGCCTGTGCGGGCTGCCCCTCGTCGACCTTGACGCTGAAGATGGGCATCGAAAACCTTTTGAAGCACTATATCCCCGAGGTGATCGAGGTGCGCCCTGTTGCCGCGTGA
- a CDS encoding universal stress protein produces MRKFLVILDDSRECLNAMRFAAMRAAKTGGGVQVLSVIAPDEFNHWIGVGNIMREEARERITVHFEVFAKWMRDRQGVDPELVIREGEAVPEIMAQINENPDIGVLVLGAGSEKNGPGPIINQLMRASATLPVPMTIVPGEMSKDRLEEIT; encoded by the coding sequence ATGCGCAAGTTCCTTGTGATCCTTGATGACAGCCGCGAGTGCCTGAACGCCATGCGTTTTGCGGCCATGCGGGCTGCCAAAACCGGTGGTGGCGTACAGGTTCTGTCCGTCATTGCGCCGGACGAGTTCAATCACTGGATCGGCGTTGGCAACATCATGCGCGAAGAAGCACGCGAACGCATCACTGTGCATTTCGAAGTGTTTGCCAAGTGGATGCGCGACCGTCAGGGCGTGGACCCGGAACTTGTGATCCGCGAAGGAGAAGCAGTGCCCGAGATTATGGCACAGATCAACGAAAACCCGGATATCGGTGTTCTGGTTCTGGGTGCGGGGTCGGAAAAAAACGGCCCCGGTCCGATCATCAACCAATTGATGCGTGCCTCAGCCACGCTGCCCGTGCCCATGACCATCGTTCCCGGCGAAATGTCCAAGGATCGGCTGGAAGAGATCACCTGA
- a CDS encoding AbrB family transcriptional regulator, with protein sequence MAEPNRTLLTLCVGSLGAAVAWAVNLPMGFLLGPALVVAFASLRGMDTDIAPPLRNVIFILVGITVGSMVTPTSIEAVLRWPIAFAMLAALTVATPYIGRWVLTRSMGFDRDEAFLSAAPGHLSLVVSLSDSLGIPVARPAILASFRVLALSLFVPIAARLSGIELGAGLPVGRATAPWLMIGAELIVALALTPLLIKIRLPAPVLLAAMIAAAAFHLTGAVDGNLPPWVSQVVLMMMGCLIGTRFSGVTWRDLRHNMAAAGVVVLLTASLAAAVAIPTAFLSGLPLLDMLVGFAPGGLETMIIVGVAMGGDPSFIAAAHVGRLVLLAILITTYATRIARGATR encoded by the coding sequence ATGGCTGAGCCAAATCGAACGCTCCTGACACTTTGTGTCGGATCACTTGGGGCGGCGGTGGCTTGGGCGGTCAATTTGCCGATGGGGTTTTTGCTTGGCCCGGCGCTCGTTGTCGCCTTCGCCAGCCTGCGCGGTATGGATACCGACATCGCACCACCCCTGCGCAACGTGATTTTCATACTGGTCGGGATCACCGTGGGGTCGATGGTCACGCCAACCAGTATCGAGGCCGTGCTGCGCTGGCCCATTGCCTTCGCCATGCTGGCCGCGCTGACCGTCGCAACACCCTATATCGGCCGTTGGGTGTTGACCCGCAGCATGGGATTTGATCGCGACGAAGCCTTCCTGTCAGCCGCGCCGGGGCATCTGAGTCTGGTCGTTTCGCTGTCCGACAGCCTCGGCATCCCCGTGGCCCGCCCGGCCATCCTGGCGTCGTTCCGCGTGCTGGCGCTGAGCTTGTTTGTCCCCATCGCCGCCCGTCTGTCAGGGATCGAGCTTGGCGCGGGTTTGCCGGTCGGTCGCGCGACCGCGCCATGGTTGATGATAGGGGCGGAATTGATTGTGGCACTGGCGCTTACTCCGCTCCTGATCAAGATCCGCTTGCCCGCGCCTGTGCTGCTGGCCGCCATGATCGCCGCGGCGGCGTTCCACCTGACCGGCGCGGTTGATGGCAACCTGCCCCCCTGGGTCAGCCAGGTTGTGCTGATGATGATGGGTTGCCTGATTGGCACCCGGTTCTCGGGCGTGACCTGGCGGGATCTGCGGCACAACATGGCGGCGGCGGGTGTGGTTGTCCTGCTCACGGCCTCTCTGGCTGCTGCTGTGGCGATCCCGACGGCTTTTTTGTCGGGCCTGCCTTTGCTGGACATGCTCGTTGGATTTGCCCCCGGTGGGCTGGAGACCATGATCATCGTTGGGGTCGCCATGGGCGGGGATCCCAGTTTCATTGCGGCGGCGCACGTTGGGCGGCTGGTCTTGCTGGCGATCCTGATCACCACCTACGCCACCCGCATCGCGCGCGGCGCCACGCGTTGA
- a CDS encoding branched-chain amino acid aminotransferase, with the protein MATGTNIRTYFNGTWHDGDIPVMNAADHGAWLGTTVFDGARYFEGIHPDLEPHCARVNRSAEALMITPTVETAAMVEIVKEGLATYPKDTALYIRPMYWALDGGDLGIVPKAGATGFCVSLEEIPMAPQRAVTTLTTTRFRRPVIEDAVVNAKAGCLYPNNARMLAEARAKGYGNALVADALGNVAETSSANVFMVRDGEVFTPIPNGCFLAGITRARHIANMQADGIKVHETVLTFDDFHKADEVFLSGNMMKVTPVSEFDGTIYRSGPMTRRVRQLYWDWAHSDG; encoded by the coding sequence ATGGCGACCGGCACCAATATCCGCACCTATTTCAACGGCACATGGCATGATGGCGACATTCCGGTCATGAACGCCGCAGATCACGGTGCGTGGCTGGGCACCACGGTCTTTGATGGGGCGCGGTATTTTGAAGGAATCCACCCGGATCTTGAACCCCACTGCGCCCGCGTGAATCGGTCGGCCGAGGCGTTGATGATTACGCCGACAGTCGAAACTGCCGCCATGGTCGAGATCGTCAAAGAGGGTCTTGCGACCTATCCAAAAGATACCGCCCTCTATATCCGCCCCATGTATTGGGCGCTTGATGGAGGTGATCTTGGTATTGTGCCGAAGGCTGGGGCAACCGGCTTTTGTGTGTCGCTTGAGGAAATCCCGATGGCGCCGCAGAGGGCGGTGACGACGCTGACCACGACCCGCTTTCGCCGCCCGGTGATCGAGGACGCCGTGGTAAACGCAAAGGCCGGGTGCCTTTATCCCAACAATGCCCGCATGTTGGCCGAAGCGCGCGCCAAGGGCTATGGCAACGCGCTCGTCGCCGATGCCCTTGGCAATGTGGCCGAAACCTCGTCCGCCAACGTGTTCATGGTGCGCGACGGCGAAGTGTTCACCCCGATCCCGAACGGCTGCTTTCTGGCCGGAATCACCCGCGCTCGTCACATCGCCAATATGCAGGCTGACGGGATCAAGGTGCATGAGACCGTTCTGACATTCGACGACTTCCACAAGGCGGACGAGGTGTTTCTGTCGGGAAACATGATGAAAGTCACGCCGGTCAGCGAGTTTGACGGAACGATATATCGTTCTGGGCCCATGACGCGCCGGGTGCGCCAGTTATACTGGGACTGGGCGCATTCCGATGGCTGA
- a CDS encoding DUF1489 family protein, giving the protein MVSTINLVKLCVGAEKVEDLETWQAARMAQSGQANPRHVTRMWPKREEELLAGGSLYWVFKGLVLARQRIVRLEEVIGEDGIRRCGIVFDPRVVRTESQPRRAFQGWRYLTPQDAPRDLSTNRAGSDDTPLPNKLAAALADIGIR; this is encoded by the coding sequence GTGGTCAGCACCATAAATCTGGTAAAACTCTGTGTCGGAGCAGAGAAGGTCGAAGACCTTGAAACCTGGCAGGCTGCGCGCATGGCGCAAAGCGGTCAGGCCAACCCGCGTCACGTCACGCGCATGTGGCCCAAGCGCGAGGAAGAGCTTCTGGCTGGCGGCTCTTTGTATTGGGTTTTCAAAGGGCTTGTCCTTGCCCGTCAACGCATCGTTCGGTTGGAAGAAGTGATTGGCGAAGACGGGATACGGCGCTGCGGTATCGTGTTCGACCCTCGGGTTGTCCGCACCGAAAGCCAACCCCGCCGTGCCTTTCAGGGCTGGCGTTATCTGACACCACAGGACGCTCCGCGCGACCTGTCCACCAACCGCGCGGGTTCGGACGACACGCCTCTGCCCAACAAACTGGCGGCGGCGCTGGCAGATATTGGCATTCGGTGA